CTATTTTGTATAATACATATGTTGTGTTCTGTAAGGAAGGAGTTTGAGATGCACCAAGAGCTTTGATGAAAGAGTATATGGAGGAAAGACAAATTTAACTAAAGGGAATTAAATGCTAACATTCATTCAGTGCTAATATCAAACCTTGCAATCTTAGCTATCTTAAATGAAGCATTTATTGAGTGAAAACACAACAGTAATATAATTTCATCAAAGAAAAAAGTTGGTGAGTACAACTATAAAGCTTTAGATATAAATTGTATTCCAATTGATACCACATCAATATTTCAACTAAATAATTCACTCTGAAAGCATTTGTCAACattattttaatctgttttttctgccatctcttctgcttttctttttttaggttgGTTGTCATTTTCTAAGCTTAGaaacttttcaatttcatttatttgatttgTTACCAAGTGCTGCCAGTCATCTTCACCAGAAGACACATCTAAATCAGTATTTTTAATCTTGATTGCCTGAAAATGGCTTTGTAGTGGAGTTGATTTCAGAGGCTTTGTTTTCACCTAGGAAATACCAAACTTGTTTTACCACTGAAATTATTACTCATTTTCTAACCAGTCATCAATAAGCATTTAAAGAAAATCCTTCAGCCTTTGCAATTAGGGGTATGTGATAAAAACCCACTGTTGTCTTGGCTATTTTCCAGCTACCACCCTAGTAATTTTGGCaccaaaaaaaaactataaactgTGAGTTTGTAGGCTTATGTAGTAGCTCTTCAAGATCGTCAGGTAGCTCTTCAAGATATACTCCAGAGATACcacaaatgttttcttaaatggctttctttgaaagaaaacatatttaaaaccatgcagataaaaatctgttttgtctgctactccccttcccttcccaaaCAAGTCTATGTTTTGTATCTTCTATCAAGGCTggggaaaattttaaatgctaaCGGAAGTAAACTGCCATATAGAAACTGCTTTTTACTTCAGGTTTCCTCTTAGGCTTCAGAGCGCCATTGTTGGAGAAACAGGAAAGCGCAATGAGGTGTTACGCTGGCGTGTTTCGAAGGGACCACATTGGGTCACACTTCTAATACTGTGTTAAAGAagtatttttaaggttttttctgaatataaaataattaactacaagtttagaaaacagaaaagtgtaaagaaactaaaaatcacTAGTAACCTGCTATCCAGAGGGACCTGTCAACATTTTGGCATTGTTTGCTATTAGTCTTTCTATTTTTATCATCTATATTTTAGTGTTGACCATTCTATAGAATTTTATATCAGTTTTTCCTTCTGAATTGTTTCCTATACAATACAGACTTCTCATAAGCAAATGTCAGTGCTGCAAAATACTTCTTATGGATGTGTGATAATTCAACTAGGACCTATTGTTGACATGTTTCCAGTTTATCCCTATCAGAAATaaatttgagggcttccctggtggtgcaatggttaagactttgcatttacactgcagggagcacaggttcagttcTTGGTCAGGGAATTCCCCACAAGCTGCAGCGTGTGATaaaattgaattaatttttgaaaaaaatcttttatggtCTTCTTAGATTATCAGATAAAATCTTTTCTTGAATGGGAATATATTTTTGAAGTACAGAACAGAATAAGAATTTGATTAAAATTACCCAGTATTCCAACCACCATTAAACATTTTGATATAAATATCCTAGACTCCTCtctatatatagtttttaaaaatctggatcaTTTATATGATTGTCTATGCTgggttaaaaacatttttaacatttccCTCTAGAAAGACCATGGCGCCATCATACTCCATGTTCCataatttaatatattgttggacatttgagttgttggAAAATGTTTACTGTTACTAAGCTATAATGAAGGTCATTTGTTCATAAATCTTTGTGAAGATCTTTGAGTACTGccttacattaaaatattttccaatctGTTAAAAGTGGCATATTTTTGTAATGTATTTTcaaagtgagatcatacagtaacagttttttaaactgaatttaaatatttacatttatctcAGTTCCCTAAAGGATGTGTCCTTTTGGACTGCTCTGTTTGGTTCCTGCGAATTCTAGTCAACCGCCAATCTcctcagagtcttagcctctgatCCTTAGTGATGCTGGGTTCATGTTTGTCTCATTGCCTATGTTTTTGTGAAATAACAGATGAAAACAAAAGTATCAACAAAGGACCACCAGGAGACCTTAAGCAATTCATTTAACTTCTGTGGACCTCGGTTTTCTCATCGGATTCTTTTAGTGACAAAATGCTATTACTGTAAAGAGTAACCGGATAAAatgcacataaatatatatttttcataatgtCTGGCTTGTAAGTGTTCAACATACCTTGTGTGGCTCACAGGGCCAAAATGAATTAAAGTCATCCATGTGTGGGTAGTGTGTCGGCCTCATGCAGTACTGAGAATAGTTAACAGAGAAGTAGACCAAATCCAAAGCTAGGTTGCTACTAATTTTGGAGTACAATGATTTGATGATCTGTATGACATAATGGTCCTGTTTTGCCAACAAAATGCTAGAAACATCTTGGTGCATTTGACACCAAGTACAAACTACCCAATTTCCCAAAATCCGTATCTTTTGACTTGATGGAAAAAGGAAGGAGACATTCACACATTACACTTCCCTTTTTCCTACTTAGTGGGAGGGGCAGAAGCAAGGATTGGCCATAGAGAGAAGCAGGATGTAATTTTAAAGTGTACACTTAACTTGTCCTATTTAGCTTAACTTAGGTTTTGCAGCCTACAGCAGTAATTCTAGTTATACATATGTTGCCATATATCTttgctccttcctttccttcttaaaAAATCACCTCTTCACCTCTTTCTGCCTGACTCAAAAGATCTGCTCTTTAGCCTAAAATTTTCCCCTGCCTAGTAGCAGTAGTTTCTTTAAGCCTGtggttacattttaaaattctgaatgaaCCTAATACTGAATGTGTAAACAAGTGACTTTGCTTACTGTGGCCCCTCTCTCCCATCCTCATTCCTGTGTGTAATCAAGATTGCAGCAGGCTGCCAACCTAACCCCctctaagaattaaaaaaaacacattactCTGGATCTACAGGAGAAAAGTAAATTAACTCATAATGTAACTACCCAGAATTTTACAAGACTGATGTGGACagtatacataaaaatatgttgaaaaaGTTAAAGAACTTATATTCCCTTTCTGGCCATAAGTCTTCATAAAGTTCACTTTTCGTTTAGAACAAGAGTTGGCAAACTTTTGCTGTAAAAGAGCCAGAGTAAACatttttggctttgtgggccAAGTGGCCTCCCTCACAACTGCGTCACTGTaacacaaaagcagccatagaacTACAGGTAAAGACATGGGTGTGGCTGTACTAATAAGCTTTTACTGTTAATAAAAACAAGGCAATAGGCTGCATATGACCCATGAGCTGTCATTCAACAGCCTGTGATGTAGAAAAGCATAAGTAAAAAAGGTTAGATTGGTCTTGTTTAATCCAGGGATCACAGCCTTTTCAGTAGACTAAGCAAAAGAGCTCACCTGCTTTTAAATCTGTCCCATATTAAATGTTAACTGGTAACCAAGCATCAGCTGGGACAGTGATACAGAGCACACTGCTTGACACCAAGTGATGATCACTTTGCTAAACAGACATTTAGTGTGTTTTCCGCACACCAGTATTTTTAGAAGAAATTTTTCTATTAACAAAAATTGAGAAGAAAAATTGAGGATGTAGCATGTAACAGCCAAGATACCTAGTCTAAGTCCACTGCAAACTGTTCTTAATGCTCTGGAAAATTATTTCACATTTGTGTCACTGCCTCAATATGGTTTTAAAGCTGTTGTGGGaatatttcttcaaaattttaaattttataaattcttaactaatcacagaaaaagcattaGGGATGCACTACAAAGAAGTTAtctattgggttgtttttttctttttttttttaaataaaaatgggcTTGAAATGGCAATGTGAAATTTCCATCATACCCTTAAACTGTTTGAAAATAGAACAATTATGTTAGAAGTGTTAAGTATTCAACCCAATCAGAATGGATATCTGCCTTTGATACTCAAGcttctttttgcttttgatttgATTCTATGACTTAGCCAATTAGCTAAAGATCAGAACTTAGATTTCCCAGTGCCTAGTCTACTGTGCATTAGTCACCACAGTTTAAAGACTGAACATTTGCACATCAAGCTGAAATGATTTGGTTTTGAGCTCAATTATGCAAAGGTGAAAAACGCAGATCCTGATTTTAGTTTCAACTTTCCCAAAGGGACAGTTAGGCTACCTTACTTGAGGtttctcaaatttaaaaatggaaataaaatgtacTATTAGAAACTTACTCATAAGGCTGTGTTACTGCTATAATTTTCACTTTGTAATAGTGATCAAAAAAGTTGTTTAATGTGCatctctaaaatttaaaatatacagtgaCTATGCAGTtgcttttttgtcatttttcctaAACTTTTTGGGTTCCTTATAGCAGCTGTATTTGTTTTTTAGACTTTGAACAATACAGCCATTTTTGCACTGAAGTTTTGCacacttaaatttaaaaacttacaaattttccaaaaaaacccaacaaaaaccTGTCGGTTGTAGTTAGTTGCTTTTCATATGACAGATGGACTCTTGGAGCCATATAACGTCTACAAATACTTTGCTTAATATTTATATCCATAATTGGTATCATATACTTATGAATATTTGATCCTTTCACATACtgtgttttaattgaaataatttaaaatagacaGTTTCTTCCTTTGGAATAGTcaatttctgaaaataatataaattaccTTTAAGCACTGTTAAAAACAACTTATTTAAGGcagcttttattttataatgtaaaatgCTCAAATGAGTGaactattttttaatagtttaaataAGTAAATGCTCAAATGCTACTATTCCTAAATTTAGGTGACTAAAAAATAGAAGTACATGATACACTACCTCACACTCTCCTTCCCAAAACAGGCTGGATTATATCTATTTGATTTATACACTGTGACTTTTTCCTGCTGTTTTCCATCAACCTTAATTGTGAAAAATGGTGCCATGTTGCCCTCTTGATATTATTTTGGAGATCAGTTAGGTCTTAAACCATCCAGATGCATACAGTTCTACACATATCTGTAGAATTAGCTCACTAAGGTCTGCTCGGCaatatttttaattgacttaCATGTTCTGTGGGAAAAGAAGAATCATAAAAAGTCTTTGCAATTGCATTCCTCTCTTCACTGGGCTCTCCCCTGGGATCTGGATGGATACTTGAGTTATTCAAAGTGTCAGCAACTCTGTTAATGCTGGTAGTATCTGGTTGacaaagaggaaatgacaactgaaTTTTATTCTCCAGGGACTCATTTTAGTGACtaaacttgtttttctctgatcccatgcttttgtattttaaaagtaacaattTCTATATTCTTCTTATATTGAATACTGGTTTTCATAGACTTTGCTCTTACATTAGGTACttcatttcagaaaacattttattgctACTTTCAAAAACCTGCTGATTTTACATTACCACCAGTGACACAGTGTTAGGATCTTCTCAAACAATATAACATACATTAAAATGTTATCCTTATTCCCCTGGTTACTGGACTGCCTAtgcatataaacatttatatagtaAACATCTTACTAATACAAAGGGAAAAGTCTGAACCAACTGAAAgatttctaaattatatttaaaaagaaattgactATAAGAAGTCCAACAAAGGGCTGTCTAGTAGGGGGTCACTGTGTTTTAATAAATAGATAACAATTTAGAGAAACATGTCTTTGAAGGCTAAAAGATATTTAGGAGTATCTTTTATGAGTCTGAGTATTTTACAAGTTGAATTGCTATAGAATTTTAGTCATCTCTCCTTGCATCCTTTCTATCACTGAGATTTAATTTAGAAGGAAAGACTTGTAAGAAAATGGTAAATGTTAGACTTGTCCATTGACTAACAGCATTAAACTGCTGCATTTGACGGACAAAATTAATGGAATCTGAAGTTAATGCATTTTATTATATCAGGAAAATGACAGTTTGTGAAATGAGATTTTAcagtgtttttgtgttttgtatttttcccTAATTACTTCTCCATTCAAATAAGATATACTTGCTTTGCTTTTAATTCccacttcttctttttaaaattttctcaatttCCTTAAAAGAAGCCTGTTAAAGTCAGAGGGGCCATGCAAAGCTTTCCTAATAAGCCATATTTCTATAATGGGTCTAAATGCATATTGTTAAACAGgcaaagaagaagagagaagtcgctcagtcgtgtccgactctttgtgaccccatgggctgtagcccacactcctcggtccatgggattttctaggcatgaatactggagtgggttgccatttccttctccaggggatcttccagacccagggattgaacccaggtctccctcattgtaggcagacgctttaccgtccaagctaccagggaagccccaaatatttctttgagcccccTTTTTTTTGGGcgggggcaagaatactggagtgggttgccattcccttctccaggagatcttcccgacccagggattgaacccgggtctcccgcattgtatgcagatgctttactgtctgagccaccagggaagtcaaggcaAATTTCCCTAAAAATCTAAGGCTGTCTAACAGCCCCAACAATTTAAACATGTTGAGACTGCTATTagcaaataaacatatttttattatgattatacTTCTTAAACAGTAATTATCTTTGTTACATTTATACAATACCTATACATGAGATAttgcatttctattttaaaatgtctttaatatgaaaattttaaagtacacaAAAGTAGAGAGAAAGAACCTTAATGTACTCCTCACCTAGTTTCAGTACCTTCAATATTAAGTCATGTGTATGTCATCCATTTAcctccccttccctctttttTTATTCTGGAGGATGTTTTTATATCATGTGGTAGTTTTTACTACACTCTACAAGAATAGAACAGTTCCTACtatctgaaatatttactatttgaatGTATCAATATTGATCTATAACTATTAAGGGATTCAATTTAAAGTGTTTCAAACAATATATATCAAGGATATGAAAGGCAATGTTACACCTCACTATtacttggggctttcctggtgactcctgataaagaacctgcctgcaatgggggagacccaggtttgatccctgggttgaaaagatcccctggagaagggaaaggcttcccactccagggttcttgcctgaagaattccacgaatagaggagtctggtggactatcaactatggggtcacaaagaatcagacacaaatgagcaactaaccctttcacctggcttccctgggtggctcaggtggtaaagactctgcctgcaacgcaagGGATCcatctgtgttcgatccctgggtcaggaagatcccctggagaggggaatggctacccactccagtattcttgcctggagatgccatggacagagcagcctggtaggctacacagtccatggggtcgcaaagagctggacacaactgagtgactttcacttcactattacttgccaaacaaaaaaaaaaaacaaaaagctggaTTTGTGGTGCTAGTGAAGGGacagacaaaacagaaaaattaaggaaggagggaaaaattagaagaaagCGAGAGAAACTACAACAGTTCTAAGAGAagcttgttttgtgtgtgttcttAGTATAGAAAGAAAAGGAGTAAACATGAATGCAGGCAGAAGCCTTATCAACAACTTTACTGCATTTGCTctagaaagtaagaaaaaaaaaaaaagacttggatTAGGTAGATGTTcctaatttaaaattaatgacaCAAATGTGATTGTTTTTGCTAGTTTCAGTTCTTTGATaatgaaaaggattttttttttaatttccaaaatgcagTTGACCTCTGTACATGTTATGTTGATAATACTGGTTCAGATTTAAGTGAAAAGAAATCTGCTTCCATTTAAGTAAAACCTttcctacatatatatatatatagacacacacacatatacagagtcTTTAGGTTTAggcaaaataatatatatagtaatataaattTTCATACTAAACAATCTGGAAAATTTTTTACCAAGAATAATAAGtagaaaagcaaattttaaaataattattacctGGTCCAACATCATTCCTGGCCTCATCCACACTAACATTTTTACAAAGTGTCATCGAAAcagtctttttgttttctaacaGACCTACTGGTCTCTCGTTCAGCAACAAAGGAATGCTAGATGTTGAAGTGCTCACTGTTTGACTTTCAATTTGATTTACTTTTGACAAAGAACTAGGGCCTAAAAAATTCACATACACTAgagttttctcagtttttttaTCTGAAGTGGAAAGATCAAAGGCTGACCTTCCACTTATGTTTACTAAATCTCCAGATGGCTTTATGTGAAATGAACATGATTCTTCCAGCTGTCCTTCACTGTAAATTTTTCCTGAAACAATGTCATTTAATGACTCCGTTTTCTCTGTACTATTTAACAATGTATGCTGTCTTTCATTAGGgaagcagtctttttttttaacttcagttaTCTGATTCTCATCAATCTGACTTTCTTTATTGGAAAACTGCATTTCTGTGGAAGTTTTCACATGACTAGCAGTTTTCATATCTTTGGCTTGTGAAGCATCTATATTCTCATTGTTAATTTGAAGATGGGAAAGACTCACATTGTTTTCTAGATACCCCAAACAGTTCTCAACTTGACTGTTTTGCATATCATTTAGATTTTTCCATATAGTTCTTTTCCCAGGGCTTGAGTTGGGCGTCACCAACATAGGCATGATATTAATTTTATCTGAATTCTTTAAAAGTACATTCAAATTGTCACTGAAAACGGCAGAAGAAATGGGGTGGTTGATTGCTATATCACAAGGAATAGCTAGTTGAGGTTGCTCTGAAGGACCTTCACCAACTTGCTGAACATCTGAAGTTTCTTTAAATGGCAATAGgctacattcattttttttatttaacagttGTGTCTGTCTTATTTTACATTGTTTATCATCTAACATAACATTCTCTGAATCCTGTAAACTATATTTCTGAGGCTGGACAAGATTCCTTTTTACATCTACAGAAGAATCCAGATCTGTTTTGATTTGGTGGCTATTTGTAATTACCTTCTCTGTGGTATTTTCTTGAGTCCCTGGAAACAATCTGAACTGTTGTTTGAATGGCTCATCTTCAGAAACATCTTTTTTATGATTTGTATGGCAAGCCATCTCATTTAAAATACTGTTAAATGATGTGCTGTTATTTTCAACCCCCAGATGTGTATTTGCATGGTGAAGATCTAATCCTTCAGTTCTTTCTAGATGgatcttttctgtttccattgaTGAATCTGCCACTACAAAGGGAATACTTGGTGATTTAACTTCTGTACACTCATTATCTTTTTCCAAGTCcaccttgttttttatttctgtagtaACCACTTTTGTAAAGTCGGTAATATCCAAGGTTTGTCCTTCACTAATTAATTCTTTTTCTATGCCGAGGGTTTTGCCTAGGGGTATTTCACTTTGGTTTTCATCCTGTGGCACAACAATATCAATTTTATTCTTGGAGCTTTTTTCAAAAAGCTGTAAGTCTGTTATAAAGAGAACACAGTAAAATTTTGGGTTATATACTAAAGCCTGCTTTTATAACACAtattaactgtttttaaaaaatatatttaattttaaatatttcactggCAAGCTATTACACAAACATAATGATATCAGTTTTTCATAAATAGTGAGTTCCCTTTAATAAGCATGGTAAAATATTTGGTTCTACTCatattaaatttgtatttcataACAGAGAAAGTAGTTTTGGTTTAAAAAAGTAAGTTGAGGGCATTACAAACTGGTTATTTCTCTGGTCTGTTACTTCCTTTTGCATATACAGTATAATTCCATATAAACACACAGCTGattagataaaaattaatttacacTAATAGTCATATTGTAATTTCTCTTATTACCTAGATCCAGAAGTTGCCAGCTGGtttcttttcttcacttttttgcTCACTACcttgtaaatatttctaaaatctgGAATACTTTTGGGCAAAGTGTACAGAATATCTACTTAAGATATTAATTTTATTCATCTGGGTTTTAACCACAGATTTCAAAATTTCAGTATAGTTACAATAATCTGTAGGCCATGAAGGGTCTTTTTAATCCAATCATTCTCTCTACAACATCCCCACCAAGTGGTTGTTCAGCCTAGGTTTGAACACCTTCAGATTACCTTCTTTAAACAACTCTTTTTCAATATGAATGAATTAGTCAATTATTTCAATGGTTACATAAAGGTAATTTGAACTAAGAAAAGTGCTCTAGAATTTGGTCATCAAAAGGTTACTAGTAGCTCAGAGAACAGTCTcagcaaagaaatgaaagcagaaacCAGAATGCAAAAAGCCAACAAGTAAGTGAtgagaaagcaaagcaaaaatgtattttttcctctgaATACTGACTTTATTAAAGAACAGCTCAAAAGACATACAAGTCCTTTTGTTAAGACATACAAATGGAAAAGTATTTCTCCAATTATACTACTAGGTCCTCAAAGCAAAGACTGATATTGATATCCCCCTGAAGGACcaatataaaaattagaaaacatcaaTATAACTGGGTTA
This sequence is a window from Bubalus kerabau isolate K-KA32 ecotype Philippines breed swamp buffalo chromosome 15, PCC_UOA_SB_1v2, whole genome shotgun sequence. Protein-coding genes within it:
- the CCDC73 gene encoding coiled-coil domain-containing protein 73 isoform X14; translated protein: MENDFKTESASSAFSLQSSSETLFSIQLLDFKTNLLEALEELRMRREAETQYEEQIAKIIMETQELKWQKETLQNQKDTLAKQHKEAMAVFKKQGKFQLATEIKEKEIEGLKETLKTLQVSKYSLQKKVSEMELKTVTSDLIKTKVTCQQQKMGAENNLTIKEQKFQELEERLKMELELNKKINEEITCIQEEKQGIIISFQQLQQLLQQQTQANTEMEEKLKTLERDNELQREKVKENEEKFLNLQNEHEKALETWKKHVEELNGEINEIKNELSSLKETHTKLQEDYDELCDQKKFEEDKKFENLPEVNTEMSVEKSGNTIIQKYNSRQEIREENTKSCCLDTEYKEKGETKEGPFLEEIIIDLQLFEKSSKNKIDIVVPQDENQSEIPLGKTLGIEKELISEGQTLDITDFTKVVTTEIKNKVDLEKDNECTEVKSPSIPFVVADSSMETEKIHLERTEGLDLHHANTHLGVENNSTSFNSILNEMACHTNHKKDVSEDEPFKQQFRLFPGTQENTTEKVITNSHQIKTDLDSSVDVKRNLVQPQKYSLQDSENVMLDDKQCKIRQTQLLNKKNECSLLPFKETSDVQQVGEGPSEQPQLAIPCDIAINHPISSAVFSDNLNVLLKNSDKINIMPMLVTPNSSPGKRTIWKNLNDMQNSQVENCLGYLENNVSLSHLQINNENIDASQAKDMKTASHVKTSTEMQFSNKESQIDENQITEVKKKDCFPNERQHTLLNSTEKTESLNDIVSGKIYSEGQLEESCSFHIKPSGDLVNISGRSAFDLSTSDKKTEKTLVYVNFLGPSSLSKVNQIESQTVSTSTSSIPLLLNERPVGLLENKKTVSMTLCKNVSVDEARNDVGPDTTSINRVADTLNNSSIHPDPRGEPSEERNAIAKTFYDSSFPTEHVKTKPLKSTPLQSHFQAIKIKNTDLDVSSGEDDWQHLVTNQINEIEKFLSLENDNQPKKRKAEEMAEKTD
- the CCDC73 gene encoding coiled-coil domain-containing protein 73 isoform X25, encoding MENDFKTESASSAFSLQSSSETLFSIQLLDFKTNLLEALEELRMRREAETQYEEQIAKIIMETQELKWQKETLQNQKDTLAKQHKEAMAVFKKQLQMKMCALEEEKGKFQLATEIKEKEIEGLKETLKTLQVSKYSLQKKVSEMELELNKKINEEITCIQEEKQTLERDNELQREKVKENEEKFLNLQNEHEKALETWKKHVEELNGEINEIKNELSSLKETHTKLQEDYDELCDQKKFEEDKKFENLPEVNTEMSVEKSGNTIIQKYNSRQEIREENTKSCCLDTEYKEKGETKEGPFLEEIIIDLQLFEKSSKNKIDIVVPQDENQSEIPLGKTLGIEKELISEGQTLDITDFTKVVTTEIKNKVDLEKDNECTEVKSPSIPFVVADSSMETEKIHLERTEGLDLHHANTHLGVENNSTSFNSILNEMACHTNHKKDVSEDEPFKQQFRLFPGTQENTTEKVITNSHQIKTDLDSSVDVKRNLVQPQKYSLQDSENVMLDDKQCKIRQTQLLNKKNECSLLPFKETSDVQQVGEGPSEQPQLAIPCDIAINHPISSAVFSDNLNVLLKNSDKINIMPMLVTPNSSPGKRTIWKNLNDMQNSQVENCLGYLENNVSLSHLQINNENIDASQAKDMKTASHVKTSTEMQFSNKESQIDENQITEVKKKDCFPNERQHTLLNSTEKTESLNDIVSGKIYSEGQLEESCSFHIKPSGDLVNISGRSAFDLSTSDKKTEKTLVYVNFLGPSSLSKVNQIESQTVSTSTSSIPLLLNERPVGLLENKKTVSMTLCKNVSVDEARNDVGPDTTSINRVADTLNNSSIHPDPRGEPSEERNAIAKTFYDSSFPTEHVKTKPLKSTPLQSHFQAIKIKNTDLDVSSGEDDWQHLVTNQINEIEKFLSLENDNQPKKRKAEEMAEKTD
- the CCDC73 gene encoding coiled-coil domain-containing protein 73 isoform X31 gives rise to the protein MENDFKTESASSAFSLQSSSETLFSIQLLDFKTNLLEALEELRMRREAETQYEEQIAKIIMETQELKWQKETLQNQKDTLAKQHKEAMAVFKKQVSKYSLQKKVSEMELELNKKINEEITCIQEEKQTLERDNELQREKVKENEEKFLNLQNEHEKALETWKKHVEELNGEINEIKNELSSLKETHTKLQEDYDELCDQKKFEEDKKFENLPEVNTEMSVEKSGNTIIQKYNSRQEIREENTKSCCLDTEYKEKGETKEGPFLEEIIIDLQLFEKSSKNKIDIVVPQDENQSEIPLGKTLGIEKELISEGQTLDITDFTKVVTTEIKNKVDLEKDNECTEVKSPSIPFVVADSSMETEKIHLERTEGLDLHHANTHLGVENNSTSFNSILNEMACHTNHKKDVSEDEPFKQQFRLFPGTQENTTEKVITNSHQIKTDLDSSVDVKRNLVQPQKYSLQDSENVMLDDKQCKIRQTQLLNKKNECSLLPFKETSDVQQVGEGPSEQPQLAIPCDIAINHPISSAVFSDNLNVLLKNSDKINIMPMLVTPNSSPGKRTIWKNLNDMQNSQVENCLGYLENNVSLSHLQINNENIDASQAKDMKTASHVKTSTEMQFSNKESQIDENQITEVKKKDCFPNERQHTLLNSTEKTESLNDIVSGKIYSEGQLEESCSFHIKPSGDLVNISGRSAFDLSTSDKKTEKTLVYVNFLGPSSLSKVNQIESQTVSTSTSSIPLLLNERPVGLLENKKTVSMTLCKNVSVDEARNDVGPDTTSINRVADTLNNSSIHPDPRGEPSEERNAIAKTFYDSSFPTEHVKTKPLKSTPLQSHFQAIKIKNTDLDVSSGEDDWQHLVTNQINEIEKFLSLENDNQPKKRKAEEMAEKTD
- the CCDC73 gene encoding coiled-coil domain-containing protein 73 isoform X27, with the translated sequence MENDFKTESASSAFSLQSSSETLFSIQLLDFKTNLLEALEELRMRREAETQYEEQIAKIIMETQELKWQKETLQNQKDTLAKQHKEAMAVFKKQVSKYSLQKKVSEMELELNKKINEEITCIQEEKQGIIISFQQLQQLLQQQTQANTEMEEKLKTLERDNELQREKVKENEEKFLNLQNEHEKALETWKKHVEELNGEINEIKNELSSLKETHTKLQEDYDELCDQKKFEEDKKFENLPEVNTEMSVEKSGNTIIQKYNSRQEIREENTKSCCLDTEYKEKGETKEGPFLEEIIIDLQLFEKSSKNKIDIVVPQDENQSEIPLGKTLGIEKELISEGQTLDITDFTKVVTTEIKNKVDLEKDNECTEVKSPSIPFVVADSSMETEKIHLERTEGLDLHHANTHLGVENNSTSFNSILNEMACHTNHKKDVSEDEPFKQQFRLFPGTQENTTEKVITNSHQIKTDLDSSVDVKRNLVQPQKYSLQDSENVMLDDKQCKIRQTQLLNKKNECSLLPFKETSDVQQVGEGPSEQPQLAIPCDIAINHPISSAVFSDNLNVLLKNSDKINIMPMLVTPNSSPGKRTIWKNLNDMQNSQVENCLGYLENNVSLSHLQINNENIDASQAKDMKTASHVKTSTEMQFSNKESQIDENQITEVKKKDCFPNERQHTLLNSTEKTESLNDIVSGKIYSEGQLEESCSFHIKPSGDLVNISGRSAFDLSTSDKKTEKTLVYVNFLGPSSLSKVNQIESQTVSTSTSSIPLLLNERPVGLLENKKTVSMTLCKNVSVDEARNDVGPDTTSINRVADTLNNSSIHPDPRGEPSEERNAIAKTFYDSSFPTEHVKTKPLKSTPLQSHFQAIKIKNTDLDVSSGEDDWQHLVTNQINEIEKFLSLENDNQPKKRKAEEMAEKTD
- the CCDC73 gene encoding coiled-coil domain-containing protein 73 isoform X35, producing MENDFKTESASSAFSLQSSSETLFSIQLLDFKTNLLEALEELRMRREAETQYEEQIAKIIMETQELKWQKVSKYSLQKKVSEMELELNKKINEEITCIQEEKQTLERDNELQREKVKENEEKFLNLQNEHEKALETWKKHVEELNGEINEIKNELSSLKETHTKLQEDYDELCDQKKFEEDKKFENLPEVNTEMSVEKSGNTIIQKYNSRQEIREENTKSCCLDTEYKEKGETKEGPFLEEIIIDLQLFEKSSKNKIDIVVPQDENQSEIPLGKTLGIEKELISEGQTLDITDFTKVVTTEIKNKVDLEKDNECTEVKSPSIPFVVADSSMETEKIHLERTEGLDLHHANTHLGVENNSTSFNSILNEMACHTNHKKDVSEDEPFKQQFRLFPGTQENTTEKVITNSHQIKTDLDSSVDVKRNLVQPQKYSLQDSENVMLDDKQCKIRQTQLLNKKNECSLLPFKETSDVQQVGEGPSEQPQLAIPCDIAINHPISSAVFSDNLNVLLKNSDKINIMPMLVTPNSSPGKRTIWKNLNDMQNSQVENCLGYLENNVSLSHLQINNENIDASQAKDMKTASHVKTSTEMQFSNKESQIDENQITEVKKKDCFPNERQHTLLNSTEKTESLNDIVSGKIYSEGQLEESCSFHIKPSGDLVNISGRSAFDLSTSDKKTEKTLVYVNFLGPSSLSKVNQIESQTVSTSTSSIPLLLNERPVGLLENKKTVSMTLCKNVSVDEARNDVGPDTTSINRVADTLNNSSIHPDPRGEPSEERNAIAKTFYDSSFPTEHVKTKPLKSTPLQSHFQAIKIKNTDLDVSSGEDDWQHLVTNQINEIEKFLSLENDNQPKKRKAEEMAEKTD